In Dehalococcoidia bacterium, one DNA window encodes the following:
- a CDS encoding YceI family protein has protein sequence MTRKRLLLFGAVAVFAVIAAIATAVAVQLLRSDEVDLETEAPAIPTQPVARSGTAEPTATGGTVAPPGVFRFVVDPAGSKVTYVVREKLATLPVESNAVGTTTSISGEIWLTREGLYKDQKSSFQVDLRTLTSDESRRDNFIRQNTLQANRFPFAEFVIESISGWPANYVDGTEVSLQLSGSMTIKGVTKPLTWQVKARRQGDTITAIADTEFKMTDFGITPPNVQIAVAQDGVQLQVVLLARTPAS, from the coding sequence GTGACAAGGAAGCGTCTTCTCTTGTTCGGCGCCGTGGCCGTGTTCGCCGTCATCGCCGCGATCGCCACGGCCGTCGCGGTCCAGCTTCTCCGCAGCGACGAGGTCGACCTCGAGACTGAGGCGCCGGCTATCCCCACGCAGCCGGTGGCGCGCTCGGGCACAGCCGAACCGACGGCGACGGGTGGGACGGTGGCGCCTCCGGGAGTCTTCCGCTTCGTGGTCGACCCCGCCGGCTCCAAGGTCACATACGTGGTCCGCGAGAAGCTGGCGACGCTCCCGGTGGAGAGCAACGCTGTCGGGACGACGACGTCGATTTCGGGGGAAATCTGGCTCACGCGCGAAGGACTGTACAAGGACCAGAAGTCAAGTTTCCAGGTTGACCTGCGCACTCTCACCAGCGACGAGTCCCGACGCGACAACTTCATCCGCCAGAACACCCTCCAGGCGAACCGCTTCCCGTTCGCCGAATTCGTGATCGAGAGCATCAGCGGCTGGCCCGCGAATTATGTCGACGGTACCGAGGTGTCGCTGCAGCTGAGCGGCAGCATGACGATCAAGGGCGTGACGAAACCGCTGACCTGGCAGGTCAAGGCCCGGCGCCAGGGCGACACCATCACGGCCATCGCCGACACGGAATTCAAGATGACGGACTTCGGCATCACGCCGCCGAACGTCCAGATCGCCGTGGCGCAGGACGGGGTGCAACTGCAAGTGG
- a CDS encoding enoyl-CoA hydratase-related protein has translation MPGTVLYERDGRIATITYNRPEVLNAINAELRQDLNEAWVRFREDEEAYVAIVTGAGRAFSVGADLRSPGGASSGTFWEVPSMTSLESGLEIWKPVIAAVNGYCLGFALTLVAACDFVIASEQAEFGFPEVQVGVPTIQGAIRMPKRVGWQNAMELLLLGDRVSAERAKEMGLVWKVVPHASLMSEARALAERLLKPAPLAIRATKEVAARGQEMPFVQAIRFGETMRRVAGATEDAQEGRAAFREKRAPRWKGA, from the coding sequence ATGCCAGGCACCGTCCTCTACGAGCGCGATGGCCGCATCGCCACCATCACCTACAACCGCCCGGAGGTGCTGAACGCCATCAACGCCGAGTTGAGGCAGGACCTCAATGAAGCCTGGGTGAGGTTTCGAGAGGACGAAGAGGCTTACGTCGCCATCGTCACCGGCGCGGGTCGCGCCTTCAGCGTGGGCGCGGACCTCCGCAGCCCCGGCGGCGCCTCTAGCGGCACCTTCTGGGAGGTGCCGAGCATGACCTCACTGGAAAGCGGCCTCGAGATCTGGAAGCCGGTCATCGCCGCGGTGAATGGCTACTGCCTCGGCTTCGCGCTGACGCTGGTGGCGGCCTGCGACTTCGTGATCGCGAGCGAGCAGGCCGAGTTCGGCTTCCCCGAGGTGCAGGTCGGCGTCCCGACGATACAGGGCGCGATCCGGATGCCGAAGCGAGTCGGCTGGCAGAACGCGATGGAGCTGCTGCTCCTGGGCGACCGCGTTAGCGCCGAGCGCGCGAAGGAGATGGGGCTGGTCTGGAAGGTGGTGCCTCATGCCAGCCTCATGAGTGAAGCCCGCGCGCTCGCGGAGAGACTCCTGAAGCCCGCGCCGCTGGCGATAAGGGCCACCAAGGAGGTCGCGGCGCGCGGCCAGGAGATGCCCTTCGTGCAGGCCATCCGCTTCGGCGAGACCATGCGCCGCGTCGCCGGCG